GTTCTCGGAGAGGTGGATGTGGTTGATCTCGGACGCGTAGCGGCTGTAGGCGCCGACCGGGTCGCGCTCTTCAATATTGGCGTGGAAGGTGTCGTACATGTAGCCGAAGTTCGGATGTCCGACCCGCGCGTGGAGAGCGCTCGCCGCTTCCATGGTGTTGAGCGCGTAGCATTCGAAGCGATTGATCGCCTCGAGTGATAGCGCGATCCCGGCCTTGCTGGCGTAGTCCGCCATCGCATGCAGCGCCTCGGCGAGATGGGCGAGCTCGTCCTCACGCGGTCCCTCGCCGGTGAAGACGCCGACCGGTGAGTGATAGGGCCCGGCGATGACGGTGGCGCCCAGCGCCGCGGCACAGTCGACCGCCCAGCTATGGCGCTCGCGCGCTTGTCGGCGGATGGCCGGGTCGGGCGAAAGCGGGTTGCTGTCCTCGGCAACGATTGTGACGGTGGTACGTTTGAGGCCGATCTCGTCGAGGTGGCGGCCGAGCCGCCCGTAGTGGCCGACATCGCCCTCGAACACCGGGATCTCGACCCCGTCATAGCCGATCTCGCGGATGCGCTCGCACAAAGGCAGATGCGCTTCGTCGATGAAGCCGCCAACCGTCAGCAGGTTGAAGCCGATCTGGACCATGGCCAGGGCTTTCGCGACCGCGCTCAGCGCAGCCGGGCGGCATCGCTGCCACGGCCGGAAAAGACGGATGAACTGGCGGCGCTGACGCACATGACCGGTACTCCTCCCTTGCACGGCTCATTCTGTGGAACCGCTTCGGAAGGGATTATGTAATCGATTGCAGAAGTGTCAACCGGCGACTTTCGTGACTGTTCGCCAGTCGGGCGCCAGAGCGCGGCATCGCCCAGGTGGCCGGGCCTAATCCTCGTCCCGGTTCGGAAACTCCTCCTTCCCGGCTGCCCAGCCGTGCTTGCCGATCAGCGGCACGAAGCTGACTGGCGCGAGGCGTTCGCTGGCAAAGACGCCTTCGGCCTGCCGCGTCAGCTTGATCAGCACCTGGCCGTATCCGTTCAGCCCGATCGGGATGACAAGCCGCCCGTCGATGGCGAGCTGTTGCTTCAAGGTGCCGGGAATCTCGGGGCTGCCGGCCGAGACGATGATCGCGTCGAACGGTGCCTCCGCGGGCAAACCTTCAGTCCCGTCGGCGCAGAGGATCTCGGCATTGTCGCAGCCGAGCTGCTGCAGCCGCTTCGTGGCCTGGGCCGCCAAGATCGCATGCCGCTCGATCGCGAAGACCTTGCGCGCCATGCGGCTGAGCAGAGCCACTACGTAGCCCGAGCCGGCGCCGATTTCGAGGACCTTGTCCTGCGCAGCGATGGCGCCCGCCTCCAGCATCAAGGCGACGACATAGGGTTGCGAGAGCGTCTGTCCTTCCCCGATCGGGATCGGGCCATCCTGGTAGGCGAATGCCGCGAGCTGGGTCGCGACGAAAGCCTCCCGCGGAACCTGTCGTATCGCGTCCAGCACTTTCTGGTCGCGAATTCCGCGACCGGCGAGCTGCTGCTCGACCATGCACTGGCGGGCACGGGTGAAATCGGGGGCTCCGGCATGACGGCCTCCGCGGGCGGTGGCCCTACGGAACGCATTGTCGCCCGCGAAGCCGCTGCTTGAGATTCAACGTCAGGACAAGGCGCAGGTTCACGTGGAACGGGCGCTGCGAGGCCAGGCCCTGCTCAGTGCGCCAGCCTGCTGATGCTGGGTTGGCGCCTCTTCCGCCAGCGCCGCGCCGCTACGGTTTGCAGCCGGTCAGCCGGTCTGGCCGGCCATCACCCGTTGCATGCCGCTGAGCACGGCCTTGAGCGAGGCCATGACGATATTCGGGTCGATGCCGACGCCGTGCACGACCCGGCCCTTCTCGTCCTGCAGCTGGACATAGCAGGCGGCGGTAGCGTTGGCGCCGCGCCCGACCGCGTGCTCGTGATAGTCGAGGAAGGAGAACTCGACGCCATAGGTTGTCTTCAGCGCGTCGACGAAGGCGTCGATCGGCCCGTTGCCGACGCCTTCGATCGTGCGGATAGCGCCGTCCTGCTTCAGCTCTGCCGTCAGCGTCCGCGAACCCTGCGCATCCGGGAAGGTCTTGTGCGTGATCAGCTCCAGCGGCGCGTCGGCGAGGAGGTAGGTCTTGCTGAACAAGGCCCAAAGTACCGCGCTGGTCAGCTCCTTGCCCTCCTCGTCCATCTGCTCCTGCGCGATCTTGGAGAACTCGATCTGCAGCGGGCGCGGCAGGTCGAGGCCGTGATCGGCCTGCAGGATATAGGCGATGCCGCCCTTGCCGGATTGCGAGTTGATCCGGATCACCGCCTCGTAGTCGCGCCCGACATCCTTGGGGTCGATCGGCAGATAGGGCACCTGGAAGATCGGGTCGTTGCGCTTCTCCTGCGCGTCGAAGCCCTTCTTGATCGCGTCCTGATGCGAGCCGGAGAAGGCGGTGTAGACGAGCTCGCCGACATAAGGGTGGCGCTCATGCACCGGCAGCTGGGTGCAGTATTCGGCGATGCTGCGGATCTCGTTGACATCGCGCAGGTCGAGCGCGGGCTCGATGCCTTGCGTGAACAGGTTCAGCGCCATGGTGACGATGTCGACATTGCCCGTGCGCTCGCCATTGCCGAACAGCGTGCCCTCGACGCGGTCGGCGCCGGCCATCAGCGCGAGCTCGGCCGCCGCCACCGCCGTGCCGCGGTCGTTGTGCGGGTGGATCGAGAGCAGCACGCTGTCGCGGTCGGAGATGTTGCGGCCGAACCATTCGAACTGATCGGCGTAGACATTGGGCGTCGCCATCTCGACGGTCGCCGGCAGGTTGAGGATCAGCTTGTTCTGCGGCGTCGGCTTGATCACCGCCTTGACCGCCTCGCAGATCTCGAGCGCGTAGTCGAGCTCGGTGCCAGTGAAGCTCTCCGGCGAGTACTCGAAGGTGAAGTTCGTCTCGGGCGCTTGAGCGGCCAGGGCCTTGATATGGGCGGCCGCATCGGTCGCGATCTTGACGATGCCCTTGCGGTCGGAGCGGAAGACCACGTCGCGCTGCAGCGTCGAGGTCGAGTTGTAGAAGTGCAGGATGACGTTCCTGGCGCCCTTCACCGCTTCGAAGGTGCGCTCGATCAGCTCGGAGCGGCACTGCGTCAGCACCTGGATCGCGACGTCGTCCGGGATCGCGCCGCTCTCGATGATCGAACGGACGAAGTCGAAATCGGTCTGCGACGCCGCGGGGAAGGCGACCTCGATCTCCTTGAACCCCATCTTCACCAGGAGGTTGAACATGCGGTCCTTGCGATCGACGCCCATCGGCTCGATCAGCGCCTGGTTGCCGTCGCGCAGGTCGACGGAGCACCAGATCGGCGCCTTGGTGAGCACCTGCGAGGGCCAGCGGCGATCGGGCAGGTTGACCGGCGCATAGGCGCGGTACTTGGAAATCGGCATCGTGGTCATGGGACAACCCTTGCGAAGGATGCGGCGTCAGGCCTGCTCGGGACCTTGCTGCGCCGTCATGCGATGGACAGGCCTTTGAACCCCGGCGCGCTCACAGCGCCGGGCGGCTAAGTCGCAGGGTCAGGCCCCGGATGGCGGACCGAAATCGCATGACCGGACCTAACCATCATGGCGGAGGAAGATCAACCTTGACGCTGCTGCCGATGTCCGAAGCCTTTGGCCGAAAGGCGAACTGTCATTCGTTTGTCGCGTAAGCATCCGCACAAGCTCGGCCTTCGAGTCACGAGCCGGCGATGCTGCGTTTCCTCACCCTTCGCACCCTGCGCGCGCTGCTGACTGTCGCGATCTGCGTCTCGGCGGTGTTCCTTGCGCTGCGCCTCGCCGGCGACCCCGCCGACATCATGCTCTCGATCGAGACGCCGCCTGATGTGCGCGCTCATTACCGCGAGCTCTGGGGGCTCGATCGCCCGCTCGCCGAGCAGTATCTGCGCTATCTCGCCAGCGTGGTCCGCGGCGATTTCGGCCTCTCCTTTGCCGATGACCGGCCGGCCTTCGCCGCGGTCGTCGACGCCCTGCCAAAGACCTTTCTGCTGGGCGCCTGCGCGCTCATGCTCGCTTTGCTGATCGGCCTGCCGCTCGGCGTCCTGGCGGCGCTGCGCCACAACAGCGCGGTCGACCGCCTCGCCATGGCGGTCGCCGTGCTCGGCTATGCGATCCCGATCTTCTTCCTCGGCATCCTGCTGATCCTGCTCTTTGCGCTCAAGCTGCGCATACTGCCCTCGGCCGGGTCCGAGACGCTGTGGCACCTGATCCTGCCGGTGGTGACGCTGGCCTTGCCGCTGGCCGGGCGGCTCGCCCGGTTCGCGCGCACCGCGACGCTTGAAGTGCTCGGCAAGCCGTTCATCCGCGCGGCCCGGGCTCGCGGGGTGATGCCGCTCTCGGTCATCCTGCGCCACGCTTTGCCCAATGCCGCGGTGCCGCTGCTGATGTTCATCGGGATCGAGATCGGCCACATCCTCGCCGGCAGCGCCGTGGTCGAGACGATCTTCGCCTGGCCCGGCATTGGCCGGCTGCTGGTCGATTCCGTTTCAACGCGCGATCTTGCCGTCGTCCAGGCGGTGATCCTGACGGTCACCGTGGTCATGGTCGTCGCCAATCTACTTGTCGATATCCTGCACATCCTGATCGATCCGCGCCTCGGCGGCTTCTCCCGCAGTATGGGCAAGCCGGCATGACGGCGATCCTCGATTTGGGTGCTGTTCCGGCCTCCCGCCCGCGCGGGCGCCGCATGTCGCCGGTGGTGAAGCTCTCGGCCGGCTTCCTGGTTCTGGTCGTCCTCGTCGCGATCCTGGCCGACTGGCTGGCGCCGGTCCATTACACCACCCAGAACCTGCTCGCGCGGCTGAAGCCGCCGCTGACGCAGGGCGGCGGCATGACCTACTGGCTCGGCACCGACCAGCTCGGCCGCGACATCCTCAGCCGCATGATCTACGCGGTGCGCACCTCGATCTTGATCGCGGTCATGGGCACGCTGATCGGCGCGGTGTTCGGTACGCTGCTCGGCTTCATCGCAGCCAGGATGCGCGGCATCGTCGACCAGGCGATCATGATGCTGGTCGATGCGCAGGCGGCAATCCCGGCGCTGTTCCTGGCGCTGACCATGCTCGCCTTCTTCGGCAACAACATCGTGCTGTTCATCGTCCTGGTCAGCATCGATGGCTGGGACCGCTATACCCGTCTCGCCCGCGGCCTCGTCGCCTCCGAGCAGGAGAGCGACTACATCAATGCAGTCGAGGCGCTGGGCGCGCGCACCTCCCGCGTCGTCCTGCGCCATCTCCTGCCCAACATCGTCGCCGCGCTGGTGGTCCAGGCGACGCTCAACTTTCCTGGCACGATCCTGTTGGAGACCTCGCTCTCCTTCCTCGGCCTCGGCGTGCAGCCGCCCGGCACCTCGCTCGGCCTGATGCTCGGCGAGGGCCGGCGCTATCTCCTGAACGCCTGGTGGATCGCGGT
This sequence is a window from Bosea vestrisii. Protein-coding genes within it:
- a CDS encoding ABC transporter permease; protein product: MTAILDLGAVPASRPRGRRMSPVVKLSAGFLVLVVLVAILADWLAPVHYTTQNLLARLKPPLTQGGGMTYWLGTDQLGRDILSRMIYAVRTSILIAVMGTLIGAVFGTLLGFIAARMRGIVDQAIMMLVDAQAAIPALFLALTMLAFFGNNIVLFIVLVSIDGWDRYTRLARGLVASEQESDYINAVEALGARTSRVVLRHLLPNIVAALVVQATLNFPGTILLETSLSFLGLGVQPPGTSLGLMLGEGRRYLLNAWWIAVFPGLIIFLTTLSMSLFGDWLRDRLDPTSERH
- a CDS encoding sugar phosphate isomerase/epimerase family protein; protein product: MVQIGFNLLTVGGFIDEAHLPLCERIREIGYDGVEIPVFEGDVGHYGRLGRHLDEIGLKRTTVTIVAEDSNPLSPDPAIRRQARERHSWAVDCAAALGATVIAGPYHSPVGVFTGEGPREDELAHLAEALHAMADYASKAGIALSLEAINRFECYALNTMEAASALHARVGHPNFGYMYDTFHANIEERDPVGAYSRYASEINHIHLSENDRGIVGRGHVPWAETFRAIRATGYDSWLTVEAFGRALPSLAAATRVWRDLFPDLDTLLTESHGFIRQGWAEAAKAGAA
- a CDS encoding ABC transporter permease, giving the protein MLRFLTLRTLRALLTVAICVSAVFLALRLAGDPADIMLSIETPPDVRAHYRELWGLDRPLAEQYLRYLASVVRGDFGLSFADDRPAFAAVVDALPKTFLLGACALMLALLIGLPLGVLAALRHNSAVDRLAMAVAVLGYAIPIFFLGILLILLFALKLRILPSAGSETLWHLILPVVTLALPLAGRLARFARTATLEVLGKPFIRAARARGVMPLSVILRHALPNAAVPLLMFIGIEIGHILAGSAVVETIFAWPGIGRLLVDSVSTRDLAVVQAVILTVTVVMVVANLLVDILHILIDPRLGGFSRSMGKPA
- the leuA gene encoding 2-isopropylmalate synthase; this translates as MPISKYRAYAPVNLPDRRWPSQVLTKAPIWCSVDLRDGNQALIEPMGVDRKDRMFNLLVKMGFKEIEVAFPAASQTDFDFVRSIIESGAIPDDVAIQVLTQCRSELIERTFEAVKGARNVILHFYNSTSTLQRDVVFRSDRKGIVKIATDAAAHIKALAAQAPETNFTFEYSPESFTGTELDYALEICEAVKAVIKPTPQNKLILNLPATVEMATPNVYADQFEWFGRNISDRDSVLLSIHPHNDRGTAVAAAELALMAGADRVEGTLFGNGERTGNVDIVTMALNLFTQGIEPALDLRDVNEIRSIAEYCTQLPVHERHPYVGELVYTAFSGSHQDAIKKGFDAQEKRNDPIFQVPYLPIDPKDVGRDYEAVIRINSQSGKGGIAYILQADHGLDLPRPLQIEFSKIAQEQMDEEGKELTSAVLWALFSKTYLLADAPLELITHKTFPDAQGSRTLTAELKQDGAIRTIEGVGNGPIDAFVDALKTTYGVEFSFLDYHEHAVGRGANATAACYVQLQDEKGRVVHGVGIDPNIVMASLKAVLSGMQRVMAGQTG
- a CDS encoding protein-L-isoaspartate(D-aspartate) O-methyltransferase, with the translated sequence MSSSGFAGDNAFRRATARGGRHAGAPDFTRARQCMVEQQLAGRGIRDQKVLDAIRQVPREAFVATQLAAFAYQDGPIPIGEGQTLSQPYVVALMLEAGAIAAQDKVLEIGAGSGYVVALLSRMARKVFAIERHAILAAQATKRLQQLGCDNAEILCADGTEGLPAEAPFDAIIVSAGSPEIPGTLKQQLAIDGRLVIPIGLNGYGQVLIKLTRQAEGVFASERLAPVSFVPLIGKHGWAAGKEEFPNRDED